A single region of the Bacteroides luhongzhouii genome encodes:
- a CDS encoding DUF5125 domain-containing protein, with the protein MRKLILLCSMMSAGLFSITSCDDANDEFDDKGSCSILSFTGQESAYMGDSIAFSFQVASQGVPLNQAKVQLLFDENIVSERFLSVGENNTYSAKLFVPFLANVPDGTAKVVVYAQNERFAKDRKEREIQIQRPHFEKLYLKSSKGVTYEMTENPNVAFEYVASSPDMPSDLEGYIEIPAYKTNGNKITFGAEDGIVTQGSTQNIEYMIDQTTPRACFNTKTFEASPAIKFALNGQEFIKKNDNEFYVEREINQNERIVISGMKKEWAQYWIDPSWFNFKKNTEKKELVFRAITGKYKFTVDKKLKFIKVEAMNGDAMASLLENGTGTIWTSGNNAIGKPNLTSNNINWSPAKMFCLSPIETNKYEFIFEGGKQLGTGSLNFKFFYDNTQSDGSADAPLAFNQHNKLNLIGNAGTYLTVSGTDGNIKHASTKFAAGQFYRLTITVANESRKGELDIEEINETLPKEVD; encoded by the coding sequence ATGAGAAAATTAATCTTGCTATGCAGCATGATGTCGGCAGGACTTTTCAGCATTACATCATGTGACGATGCGAACGACGAGTTCGATGACAAGGGTAGTTGCTCTATCCTTTCATTCACGGGACAAGAAAGCGCATACATGGGCGATAGTATCGCTTTCAGCTTTCAGGTAGCCAGCCAGGGTGTTCCTCTTAATCAAGCTAAAGTACAGCTTTTATTTGATGAGAATATTGTATCGGAACGTTTCCTGAGTGTGGGAGAAAATAATACTTATTCCGCAAAGCTCTTTGTTCCTTTTTTGGCAAACGTGCCGGACGGTACTGCAAAAGTAGTGGTTTATGCCCAAAACGAGCGTTTTGCAAAAGACCGCAAAGAAAGAGAAATTCAGATTCAAAGACCACATTTTGAAAAGTTGTATCTGAAATCATCCAAAGGTGTGACCTATGAAATGACAGAAAATCCGAATGTAGCATTCGAATATGTAGCAAGCAGTCCTGATATGCCCTCTGATTTGGAAGGCTATATCGAGATTCCTGCCTACAAGACAAATGGAAATAAAATCACATTCGGTGCTGAAGATGGTATTGTGACACAAGGTTCTACTCAAAATATTGAATATATGATAGATCAGACTACTCCACGTGCCTGCTTCAACACAAAAACATTTGAAGCTAGTCCGGCTATAAAATTTGCATTAAACGGACAAGAATTTATCAAAAAGAACGATAACGAATTCTATGTCGAGAGAGAGATAAATCAAAACGAACGGATTGTCATCAGTGGAATGAAAAAAGAATGGGCGCAATATTGGATAGACCCTTCCTGGTTTAATTTCAAAAAAAACACCGAAAAGAAAGAACTTGTATTTAGAGCAATCACCGGAAAATATAAATTTACTGTGGATAAAAAGCTTAAATTCATCAAAGTAGAAGCGATGAATGGTGATGCAATGGCTTCTTTACTGGAAAACGGAACCGGTACAATCTGGACCAGCGGTAATAATGCTATTGGAAAACCGAATCTAACGAGCAATAATATCAACTGGTCTCCTGCCAAAATGTTCTGTCTATCTCCAATAGAAACAAACAAATATGAGTTCATATTTGAAGGTGGAAAACAATTAGGAACAGGCTCTTTGAATTTTAAATTCTTTTACGACAACACACAATCGGACGGAAGCGCAGATGCTCCTTTAGCATTCAACCAACATAATAAATTAAACCTCATAGGAAATGCGGGAACATATCTTACTGTCAGTGGCACTGATGGTAATATCAAACACGCATCTACAAAGTTCGCAGCGGGACAATTTTATCGTCTGACGATAACCGTAGCAAACGAGAGCCGTAAAGGAGAACTTGATATTGAAGAAATTAATGAGACGCTTCCCAAAGAAGTTGACTAA
- a CDS encoding SusC/RagA family TonB-linked outer membrane protein, translated as MKKIKYCAALFALSITMQPGIVLADPSGIANKVADAQVITQKNLQKTITGVVMDTNGESIIGATVLVKGTSRGTATDIDGRFTINAAEGDELEFRYVGYITVVEKVKKDTRTINIRMEADAVNLEDVVIVGYGQQKKESVVASMSTIGPAELHVSSRSLNNNIAGKISGVIAVQRSGEPGWDDAQFWIRGVSSYAGGTDPLVLVDGVPRSMSDIDVDEIESFTVLKDASATAVYGAEGANGVILVTSKRGKQQKTRVNVSAQYGISTPMRVPSLLNSYDYLSLYNEAQWNDAGNPQVGFQPTTSDEELELYRNGSDPDLYPNTDWMSMLRKHTQNQRYTINFRGGGERVRFFVSGAYYTEDGIYKKNKVVEGVDTNVSFKRYNLRSNVDFDLTKTTKMAVDMSGQYINRVAPSKTSDEIFSTMTLFPTHLIPMIFSDGTPAEHYQADNGGYRRNPFNYLYYSGYSKSWKATIQSKISLEQQLEFITKGLSVKGVLSFDAESEQYVNRTMTPTTYYVNKSNGGGRDSEGNLIYTLKESGSALSNPSNGSTGGSKKIYIEASLNYKNTFAQKHDVTGMLLYNQKETQKQNQSGLNLLPYRKQSVVGRFTYGFDNRYMLEGSFGMTGSENFAKGERWGIFPAIGGAWFLSHEKFMQPLEKVVNKLKLRASYGRTGNDDLGSGVTRFPYRPTVNANASGYNLGINALTNVTGTHWIAGASEQRPAAPLLHWEIEDKINAGFDLGLFEGRIDMSVDYFSNRRHDILETRNSIPSMTGLRQGPLQNFSIVTNKGIDGNITYKEHFGKLNMTFRGNFTYTKNKIIECDEIKHVFPYQDLTGNTIGTPFIYIADGLYTPDDFNITRDPVTGAESYELKSHLPNPGAKVSPGDIKYRDLNNDNVIDGNDQTYLSGMNSQNPKCVYGFAVDFEYKGFFGGIFFQGSAGTSVNLMAKASNFMPFNGGKDASSARTEAMDRWTASNPYNQNVLYPRMHTTAFDYNLKPSTWWYRDASFLRLKNIEFGYQFNKKQLRKLQMQNLRLYVQATNLATWDKVKYWDPELSKANSGAKYPLSSTWTIGLEVTF; from the coding sequence ATGAAAAAGATTAAATATTGTGCAGCCTTGTTTGCTCTATCTATAACAATGCAACCGGGCATAGTTTTAGCAGACCCTTCCGGTATAGCCAATAAAGTAGCCGATGCACAGGTTATAACACAAAAGAATTTACAAAAAACAATCACGGGTGTAGTTATGGACACTAATGGAGAATCTATCATCGGAGCCACTGTACTTGTAAAAGGAACTTCACGTGGTACAGCCACCGACATTGACGGTCGTTTTACCATCAATGCTGCCGAAGGTGATGAACTGGAATTCCGCTATGTCGGTTACATAACTGTCGTCGAGAAAGTAAAAAAAGACACACGTACAATCAATATACGTATGGAAGCAGATGCAGTCAACCTGGAAGACGTTGTTATAGTCGGTTACGGACAACAGAAAAAGGAAAGTGTTGTAGCTTCCATGTCAACTATCGGCCCGGCAGAGCTTCATGTTTCAAGCCGAAGCCTGAATAACAACATTGCCGGTAAAATTTCAGGTGTTATTGCCGTACAACGTTCCGGTGAACCGGGATGGGATGACGCACAGTTCTGGATTCGTGGTGTAAGTTCCTATGCAGGTGGTACAGATCCACTCGTATTGGTAGACGGTGTACCTCGTTCCATGAGTGATATTGACGTAGACGAAATTGAATCTTTCACCGTATTGAAAGATGCGTCCGCCACAGCAGTATATGGCGCTGAAGGTGCCAATGGTGTTATTTTGGTTACTTCCAAACGTGGTAAACAACAAAAAACCCGTGTCAATGTCAGTGCACAGTATGGTATTTCTACTCCGATGCGTGTTCCATCTTTGCTTAATTCCTATGATTACCTAAGTCTTTACAACGAAGCACAATGGAATGACGCGGGTAACCCACAAGTTGGATTTCAACCTACTACTAGTGATGAAGAACTGGAATTATACCGTAACGGCAGCGACCCCGATCTATATCCTAATACAGATTGGATGAGCATGCTCCGTAAACATACACAAAACCAACGCTATACCATCAACTTCCGTGGTGGTGGCGAGCGTGTACGTTTCTTCGTTTCCGGTGCCTACTATACAGAGGACGGTATTTATAAAAAGAACAAAGTTGTGGAGGGAGTAGACACCAATGTCAGCTTCAAACGTTACAATCTCCGTTCTAATGTAGATTTTGATTTGACGAAAACAACCAAAATGGCTGTCGATATGAGCGGGCAGTACATCAACCGTGTAGCACCGAGCAAAACATCTGACGAGATTTTCAGCACGATGACTTTATTCCCGACTCACTTGATTCCAATGATTTTCTCGGATGGAACACCGGCAGAACATTATCAGGCAGATAATGGCGGATATCGTCGTAATCCGTTCAACTATCTTTATTATAGTGGTTACAGCAAATCATGGAAAGCGACCATACAATCTAAGATCAGTCTGGAACAACAACTTGAATTTATCACTAAGGGATTATCGGTAAAAGGTGTATTAAGCTTTGACGCTGAATCTGAACAGTATGTAAACCGTACTATGACTCCAACCACTTACTACGTTAATAAAAGTAATGGCGGCGGACGGGATTCGGAAGGAAACCTCATTTATACATTGAAAGAAAGCGGAAGTGCCTTGAGCAATCCCAGTAACGGTTCTACCGGTGGTAGTAAGAAAATATATATCGAAGCTTCTTTGAACTATAAAAACACATTTGCTCAAAAGCACGATGTAACCGGTATGCTTCTATATAATCAGAAAGAGACACAAAAACAAAATCAATCCGGATTAAACTTGCTGCCTTATCGTAAACAGAGCGTTGTAGGACGTTTCACTTATGGATTTGACAACCGATATATGCTCGAAGGAAGTTTTGGTATGACAGGTAGTGAAAACTTTGCGAAAGGAGAACGTTGGGGTATCTTCCCGGCTATTGGTGGTGCCTGGTTCCTTAGCCATGAAAAGTTCATGCAACCATTGGAAAAGGTGGTAAATAAGTTGAAACTGAGAGCTTCTTACGGACGTACCGGTAATGACGATTTAGGTAGTGGTGTCACACGCTTCCCATATCGTCCTACAGTAAATGCCAATGCCAGCGGATACAATCTTGGTATTAATGCACTAACCAATGTTACAGGCACTCACTGGATAGCAGGTGCCAGCGAACAAAGACCGGCCGCTCCGCTTTTGCATTGGGAAATTGAAGATAAAATCAATGCCGGATTCGACTTAGGGCTTTTCGAAGGACGTATCGATATGTCTGTTGACTATTTCTCCAACCGTCGTCACGACATTTTGGAAACTCGTAATTCAATACCATCAATGACAGGGCTACGCCAAGGGCCACTTCAAAACTTCAGTATCGTAACAAACAAAGGTATTGACGGTAATATCACTTACAAAGAACATTTCGGCAAGTTGAATATGACCTTCCGCGGCAATTTCACCTACACGAAAAATAAGATTATCGAATGTGATGAAATCAAACATGTTTTTCCCTATCAGGATCTGACTGGAAATACTATTGGAACACCGTTCATTTATATAGCTGACGGTCTTTACACTCCGGATGATTTCAACATCACCCGTGATCCGGTCACTGGTGCCGAAAGTTATGAACTGAAATCACATTTACCTAATCCGGGAGCAAAGGTATCTCCGGGTGACATTAAATACCGTGACTTAAACAACGATAATGTAATTGATGGAAATGACCAAACTTACCTATCTGGAATGAACTCTCAAAACCCTAAGTGCGTCTACGGTTTCGCAGTAGACTTCGAATACAAAGGTTTCTTTGGTGGCATCTTCTTCCAAGGTAGTGCCGGTACATCAGTCAATCTAATGGCTAAAGCAAGTAACTTCATGCCTTTCAATGGCGGTAAAGATGCTTCATCGGCACGTACTGAAGCTATGGATCGTTGGACTGCATCCAACCCATATAATCAAAATGTACTTTATCCCCGTATGCATACTACTGCATTCGACTATAATCTTAAACCTAGTACATGGTGGTATAGAGATGCAAGTTTCCTTCGTCTGAAAAATATAGAGTTCGGTTATCAGTTCAATAAGAAACAGTTGAGAAAGTTACAAATGCAAAACTTACGTCTTTATGTACAGGCAACCAACCTCGCAACATGGGATAAAGTTAAATACTGGGATCCGGAATTGAGCAAAGCCAATTCTGGAGCTAAATATCCATTATCCAGCACTTGGACAATCGGACTGGAAGTTACATTTTAA
- a CDS encoding RagB/SusD family nutrient uptake outer membrane protein: protein MKLKNIIYTAVLAAGLCIGTNSCSDYLDISSELSADLSIEEIFETPKYTRQWHANIFNCISEYSEMGSEMNAFRNPWANLCGEVTSEGASSKNVMTAGYTAANAGYHRWATLYQYIRQAMIFLERGKAIGSGTEIITEAEMAQMKDEARFFLAYSYFSLFELYGPVPIVTVIDDASYPTVNDYMRPSVDEMVEHIDKILNDLISPESNLPESVVTSVDADGRANGYNLNDIVRPTKITAMALRAKLWVYASSKLFNGGFGQDLADKDGKKLFPAEDKNKWKKAATYLENLITAAETAGHRLYEKYDNAGNLDVNQTLYLLFQNYTEEILWCTSNNDWSNNTKMEKRTTPRDIASSYGNIGPSQESVDMFFTKEGLNINDPGANYDETGFADVANPDNNNKTDRVFSMYADREPRFYRDVLYQGRSWFANYMAINPNYRLDFSKDGGAGPAGNNSKCGYMISKFKNVSITFQGSNNSNIGRPSILFRLADFYLYYAEALNEINPRDPKIISYIDKVRERAGIPGYQALKDAGKKDIIGDYTKQQKAIQNERFVELFCEGQRYFDIRRWMICGKGQDADQTQFHGMDQYGDPTVAIGQQGSFYRRTQLEKRLWDDKMYLYPVPQNTVNLSEGLIVQNPGW from the coding sequence ATGAAACTAAAAAACATTATATATACGGCTGTTTTGGCAGCAGGATTGTGTATCGGAACCAATTCTTGTTCTGATTACCTAGATATATCCAGTGAACTATCGGCTGATTTAAGTATCGAAGAAATATTCGAAACCCCCAAATATACCCGCCAATGGCATGCTAACATATTCAACTGCATCAGCGAATATTCAGAAATGGGATCGGAAATGAACGCATTCCGAAACCCTTGGGCCAATCTTTGCGGTGAAGTGACTTCCGAGGGCGCCAGTTCCAAAAACGTAATGACAGCAGGATATACAGCAGCCAATGCCGGTTATCATCGTTGGGCTACCCTCTACCAATATATCCGCCAAGCAATGATCTTCCTCGAAAGAGGAAAAGCCATTGGCTCCGGTACAGAAATCATAACAGAAGCCGAAATGGCTCAGATGAAAGACGAAGCCCGTTTTTTCTTAGCATATAGCTACTTCAGTTTATTCGAGCTATATGGCCCTGTACCCATTGTCACCGTGATTGATGATGCTTCTTATCCTACTGTGAATGACTATATGCGTCCATCTGTAGACGAAATGGTAGAACATATAGATAAGATTCTGAATGACCTCATCAGTCCCGAAAGTAATCTTCCCGAGTCCGTAGTCACTTCAGTGGATGCTGACGGCAGAGCCAACGGCTATAACCTGAATGACATTGTCCGCCCGACTAAAATCACAGCAATGGCACTGCGTGCCAAATTATGGGTTTACGCTTCTTCCAAATTGTTTAACGGTGGTTTCGGACAAGATTTAGCAGATAAAGACGGAAAGAAACTGTTCCCGGCCGAAGACAAAAATAAATGGAAAAAAGCAGCAACGTATCTGGAGAATTTGATTACTGCAGCAGAAACTGCCGGACACAGACTGTACGAAAAGTATGATAACGCCGGCAATCTGGACGTAAACCAAACTCTCTACCTGTTATTCCAAAACTATACGGAAGAAATATTATGGTGTACTTCCAATAATGACTGGAGTAATAACACCAAGATGGAAAAACGTACAACTCCACGCGACATTGCTTCTTCTTATGGTAATATCGGGCCTAGTCAGGAATCTGTCGATATGTTCTTCACCAAAGAAGGGCTGAACATCAATGACCCCGGAGCCAACTATGACGAAACAGGTTTCGCCGACGTTGCAAATCCTGATAACAACAACAAAACCGACCGTGTATTCAGTATGTATGCCGACCGTGAGCCACGGTTCTATCGTGATGTCCTTTACCAAGGAAGAAGTTGGTTTGCTAATTACATGGCGATCAACCCTAATTACAGATTGGATTTCTCCAAAGATGGTGGTGCAGGCCCAGCAGGAAACAACTCTAAATGTGGCTACATGATCAGCAAATTCAAAAATGTATCAATCACATTCCAAGGGAGCAATAATAGTAATATTGGCCGTCCATCCATCCTTTTCCGGTTGGCAGACTTCTACCTCTACTATGCAGAAGCTTTAAATGAAATAAATCCTCGTGACCCGAAAATCATCAGTTATATCGATAAGGTACGCGAACGTGCCGGTATTCCGGGCTATCAGGCACTGAAGGATGCAGGGAAGAAAGACATCATTGGAGATTATACCAAACAACAGAAAGCAATCCAAAACGAACGTTTTGTCGAATTATTCTGTGAAGGACAACGTTACTTTGATATCCGCCGCTGGATGATCTGTGGCAAAGGACAAGATGCTGACCAGACCCAGTTCCATGGCATGGATCAGTATGGAGACCCAACTGTTGCAATCGGACAACAAGGTTCATTCTATCGTCGCACACAATTGGAAAAAAGATTATGGGATGACAAAATGTATCTCTACCCGGTGCCACAAAATACAGTCAATCTAAGCGAGGGATTAATTGTACAAAATCCGGGATGGTAA
- a CDS encoding glycoside hydrolase family 2 TIM barrel-domain containing protein — protein MRTINSGWLFAKGVQPDSSAFTPVCIPHTWNTDAYTDKKYYRGTAWYQKTLTLSEQWKDKQIFLRFEAVSQVADIYINGQLAGQHKGGYTAFTIDITPFCSFSSPNLLTIRVDNAQDSVPPISGDFTFFGGIYRDVWLITVPKQHFCLNNNGSDGIFISTPHVSESEGTLFIKGTLRNDATTKAELEIINTLYAPDGSVIQRLHRTVKIAPGEDYTFKESPQPVSNPQLWSPETPHLYRVETTLLNRKNRQQLDCVSHHIGFRWYHFDGENGFSLNGKPYKLNGICRHQDQKPFGVALSDEMHRRDILLMKEMGVNFIRISHYPQDPAILEQCDKQGILAWEEIPIIDIVPESEEYANTCEQNLREMIRQHYNHPAIITWGYMNEILLVTQRQYKTQEEQKPVLERTLALAHRLEKVLKEEDPYRNSTMAFHGSNHYNTVGLGNITDIIGWNLYQGWYGGELKSFDLFLEEQHRQYPSHPIIVSEYGAGSDRRLHSFEPKCFDFSIEYQQKYLEHYLPVITDTPYICGGTHWNFIDFSAALRDEATPRINNKGLVYSNRTPKDVFYYYKAMFRKDIPVLHIASRDWTHRAGILQKGATTVTQPVKVYTNLPEVELFLNGQSLGKKQCENCTASFNVPFREGKQLLLAKSRNIEDAIEVYFSPVPAQLTKDNINGIELAVNVGSNCFYTSDESQLTWVPDQPYTPGSWGYTTHDTAKRENNREESTQTEITLTGDNPLYQTARSRLEGYQFDVPNGIYELELLFADIFQTSEKIPYLLGSGQGGTISLGNAFHILINGQQVEEACCPSSESGTFRAIKKRFIVSAKENKVNIQLKTINGKNFLNGIKLRKL, from the coding sequence ATGAGAACAATCAACTCAGGCTGGCTATTTGCCAAAGGGGTACAACCGGACAGTTCGGCTTTCACCCCCGTTTGTATTCCTCACACATGGAATACAGACGCTTATACTGATAAAAAATATTATCGGGGGACGGCTTGGTATCAAAAAACACTCACACTTTCCGAGCAATGGAAGGACAAACAGATTTTTCTACGATTCGAAGCAGTCAGCCAAGTTGCCGATATATACATTAACGGGCAATTGGCAGGACAACACAAAGGCGGTTATACCGCATTCACCATAGACATTACCCCTTTCTGTTCTTTTTCCAGTCCTAATTTATTGACTATACGGGTAGATAACGCACAGGACAGTGTACCACCCATTTCGGGCGACTTTACTTTTTTTGGCGGTATCTATCGAGATGTATGGCTTATAACCGTACCCAAACAACATTTCTGTCTCAACAATAATGGCTCGGATGGTATCTTCATCAGTACTCCGCACGTTAGTGAATCAGAAGGCACACTCTTTATCAAAGGTACCCTTCGTAACGATGCTACTACCAAAGCGGAGCTAGAAATCATTAATACACTCTATGCCCCGGATGGCAGCGTTATCCAACGCCTGCACCGGACAGTTAAAATAGCTCCCGGCGAGGACTATACATTTAAAGAATCTCCCCAACCTGTAAGTAATCCACAACTTTGGTCACCGGAAACTCCCCACCTCTATCGAGTAGAAACAACCTTATTAAACCGGAAAAACCGGCAACAACTCGACTGTGTAAGTCACCATATCGGTTTCCGCTGGTATCATTTTGACGGAGAAAACGGATTCTCACTTAATGGAAAACCTTACAAATTGAACGGCATCTGTCGTCATCAGGATCAAAAGCCTTTCGGAGTGGCACTTAGCGACGAAATGCACCGGCGAGATATATTGCTGATGAAAGAAATGGGAGTCAACTTTATCCGTATTTCCCACTACCCGCAAGATCCGGCTATCCTCGAACAATGTGACAAGCAGGGAATACTGGCATGGGAAGAGATTCCAATTATTGACATTGTCCCCGAATCAGAAGAATATGCCAATACCTGCGAGCAAAACCTGCGTGAGATGATTCGTCAACATTACAATCACCCGGCAATCATCACTTGGGGATATATGAATGAAATCCTATTAGTCACCCAACGCCAATACAAAACTCAAGAAGAACAAAAGCCGGTATTGGAACGTACATTGGCACTGGCACACCGGCTCGAAAAAGTATTGAAAGAAGAAGATCCATACCGCAACAGCACTATGGCATTTCACGGAAGTAACCATTACAATACCGTAGGACTGGGAAACATTACTGATATAATAGGTTGGAATCTGTATCAAGGATGGTATGGAGGCGAACTAAAAAGCTTCGACCTCTTTCTTGAAGAACAACATCGCCAATATCCTTCCCACCCCATAATTGTAAGCGAATATGGTGCCGGTTCAGATCGTCGCCTACATTCTTTTGAACCAAAATGTTTTGATTTCAGCATAGAATATCAGCAAAAATATCTGGAACATTATCTTCCGGTTATAACTGACACTCCTTATATCTGTGGTGGAACACATTGGAACTTTATTGATTTTTCGGCAGCCTTACGGGATGAAGCGACACCCCGAATCAATAACAAAGGGTTAGTCTATTCCAACCGTACCCCAAAAGATGTGTTCTACTATTACAAAGCAATGTTTCGTAAAGATATTCCTGTACTGCACATCGCATCGCGCGACTGGACTCATCGTGCAGGTATTCTCCAGAAAGGAGCAACAACAGTGACACAGCCTGTAAAGGTATATACTAATCTCCCAGAAGTGGAACTTTTCCTTAATGGACAGTCACTGGGAAAGAAACAATGCGAAAATTGCACCGCCAGTTTCAATGTTCCATTCAGAGAAGGCAAACAACTACTTCTGGCAAAAAGCAGAAATATAGAAGATGCCATTGAGGTATACTTTTCTCCCGTTCCCGCCCAATTGACAAAAGATAATATAAATGGAATAGAACTTGCAGTGAATGTGGGAAGCAATTGTTTCTACACAAGCGACGAAAGTCAGTTGACATGGGTGCCCGACCAGCCTTATACTCCTGGCAGTTGGGGATACACCACACATGACACTGCCAAAAGAGAGAACAATCGCGAAGAATCCACACAAACAGAAATTACCCTGACTGGTGACAATCCACTTTACCAGACAGCCCGCAGCAGACTGGAAGGTTATCAGTTCGATGTACCCAATGGAATATATGAACTCGAACTTTTGTTTGCAGACATCTTCCAGACCAGCGAAAAAATTCCCTATTTACTGGGTAGCGGACAAGGCGGAACAATCAGCCTCGGCAACGCATTCCATATCTTAATCAATGGGCAACAAGTAGAAGAAGCCTGTTGTCCATCATCAGAGAGTGGCACCTTCCGTGCTATAAAAAAACGTTTTATTGTTTCTGCCAAAGAAAACAAGGTCAATATCCAACTGAAAACAATCAACGGAAAAAATTTTTTGAATGGAATAAAACTAAGGAAATTATAA